One genomic window of Nicotiana sylvestris chromosome 10, ASM39365v2, whole genome shotgun sequence includes the following:
- the LOC104217632 gene encoding origin of replication complex subunit 4 — translation MGVENPAEQAQVLLRTRLYNPNFIFTIFSDSPGSNYSKLKYIMSSSVTEACNNSVLLLGPRGCGKVPILELVIKDLLQEYPDMICVVKLNGLLHSDDNCALKEIARQLCMEHHLMFSKMASFDDNSQFVLSMLRECGLAHKTVIFVLDEFDLFTQGKQRLLYSLLDAMQSVTSQAVVIGVSCRLDADQLLEKRVRSRFSHRKLLFLPPSQEDLQKILQHALLLPTESELPSQYVATYNTKLLNTLSDDKFKDIITSLCECDSTLNHLLRFLFAAVCHMDTKPGFLSLENFKTALSSIQRQPKLEALKDCSILELYILVCLRRLEVKEQETTNFNSLMKEYKSVHDSFQTSDYYARNVCLRAFEHLLQRQLISLVDNRGHGQSVEFRPVRLLISSYELHQGLKSYRSCPAILHKLIDRGV, via the exons CAAATTGAAGTATATAATGTCAAGTTCAGTAACTGAAGCATGTAACAACTCAGTTCTTCTTCTTGGCCCTCGTGGTTGTGGAAAAGTTCCG ATTTTGGAGCTGGTTATCAAGGATTTACTGCAAGAATATCCTGATATGATCTGTGTG GTTAAATTGAATGGACTCTTGCACAGTGACGACAATTGTGCTTTGAAG GAGATTGCAAGGCAATTATGTATGGAGCATCACTTGATGTTCTCAAAAATG GCATCATTTGATGATAACTCCCAGTTTGTATTATCCATGTTAAG GGAGTGCGGGTTGGCACATAAAACCGTTATCTTTGTGTTGGATGAGTTTGACCTTTTTACACAG GGTAAACAGCGATTACTCTATAGCTTGCTAGATGCAATGCAGTCTGTAACGTCGCAAGCTGTTGTCATTGGTGTGAGTTGCAGATTG GATGCCGATCAACTCTTAGAGAAGAGAGTAAGGTCTCGTTTCTCACATAGAAAGCTGTTGTTTCTACCCCCTTCGCAAGAAGACTTGCAAAA AATTTTGCAGCACGCTTTACTACTGCCGACAGAGTCAGAACTTCCTTCTCAATATGTAGCTACTTATAACACAAAGCTTCTT AATACTTTGTCGGATGACAAATTCAAAGACATCATTACATCATTATGTGAGTGTGATTCAACGTTGAACCATCTATTGAGATTTCT GTTTGCTGCTGTGTGCCATATGGATACAAAACCTGGTTTTTTATCACTTGAAAACTTTAAGACAGCACTCTCAAGTATTCAACGGCAACCCAAGTTGGAAGCCTTGAAAG ATTGCTCCATTTTAGAACTATATATTCTTGTTTGCTTGAGGAGGTTGGAAGTCAAAGAGCAAGAGACTACCAACTTCAATTCATTAATGAAAG AGTACAAAAGCGTACATGATTCGTTCCAAACAAGTGATTATTATGCACGGAATGTATGCCTCCGG GCATTTGAACATCTTTTACAACGCCAATTGATCTCTTTGGTTGACAATAGAGGGCATGGCCAATCTGTTGAGTTTCGTCCAGTGAGGCTTTTGATCTCATCATATGAACTACATCAGGGACTAAAATCATACCGTTCATGTCCG GCAATTCTTCATAAACTAATTGACCGTGGAGTTTGA